A region from the Anoplolepis gracilipes chromosome 2, ASM4749672v1, whole genome shotgun sequence genome encodes:
- the LOC140676380 gene encoding LOW QUALITY PROTEIN: uncharacterized protein (The sequence of the model RefSeq protein was modified relative to this genomic sequence to represent the inferred CDS: deleted 2 bases in 1 codon), producing MYKGFLGSNGIRNQYTQPLDCHPIARNTNKNNPISASMRSIVFLGLAALVCGGENSQHPLLVPSHKRSLLMTFPSHGSSSYSVPISSSMNSGYNLGGSSGGFSLGHAGLNLGGHGIGYSLPSASGLGSGYLSSGSGHSSLSLQGISLHGPTAQSTYSSPSVTNIGLGTGGGSNLVPSLTKTGPVTFGSQSNAASTSGSYSSAPVYVSATQGYSGYNNGGSSVNLPSVMMGSSHGFSSYSLPIQSISSSPYHTVTGGLIIASPGSHDGSSSYSLPASGSSHGISALSSSSGSHGAAPTYSLPVTSGSHEISALSSSSSSSSYPVPVSYGSSNSHAGFSSSSSDSSNYEPISSGSYSSESSGSSYVNYLPSHSSSSSSSYSSPNIIYGSPSSSSSSYSGSGSGYSAHSSSPSHSYSNQSPIVTYSGASSYTPVYLSSSGSYGSTGSTGSQAAYSSVNPRYSRLVTVKSHDTGKLGKGYDTISYSTPNGKY from the exons ATGTATAAAGGCTTTCTTGGTAGCAATGGAATCAGAAAC CAATACACTCAACCACTCGACTGTCATCCAATTGCAAGAAATACTAACAAGAATAATCCCATTTCGGCAAGCATGCGGTCAATT GTGTTTCTGGGGCTGGCGGCTCTCGTCTGTGGTGGTGAAAATTCGCAGCATCCGCTTTTAGTGCCGTCACATAAACGCAGCCTTTTGATGACTTTTCCATCGCATGGATCTTCTTCCTACTCGGTACCCATTTCCTCGAGTATGAATTCTGGTTATAATCTAGGAGGATCATCCGGTGGTTTCTCACTCGGACACGCTGGACTGAATTTAGGCGGCCACGGAATCGGATATTCTCTACCTTCAGCCAGCGGCCTCGGATCTGGATATCTTTCTTCTGGATCAGGTCACAGTTCTTTGAGTCTTCAAGGTATCTCTCTGCATGGACCCACGGCTCAGAGCACATACTCCTCACCCAGCGTAACCAACATCGGCTTAGGAACTGGTGGAGGAAGCAATCTCGTCCCGTCTTTGACGAAGACTGGTCCGGTCACCTTTGGCTCCCAGAGTAACGCCGCGAGCACTTCCGGCTCATATTCTTCCGCGCCAGTTTACGTTTCCGCAACTCAGGGGTACTCGGGTTACAATAACGGGGGATCCAGCGTTAATCTTCCGAGTGTAATGATGGGATCGTCGCATGGCTTCTCAAGCTACAGTCTTCCTATTCAATCTATTTCTTCGAGTCCTTATCATACCGTGACGGGCGGTTTAATTATTGCCAGTCCCGGTTCGCACGATGGTTCCTCTAGCTACAGCCTCCCGGCATCTGGATCCTCTCACGGCATCTCTGCTCTCAGCAGTTCTTCCGGCTCTCACGGAGCAGCCCCTACGTATTCTCTTCCGGTAACTTCTGGATCTCATGAAATTTCTGCATTATCTTCGAGCTCTTCATCATCTAGTTATCCCGTACCTGTTTCTTATGGTTCCTCAAACTCTCACGCCGGATTTTCAAGTTCGTCGTCAGATAGTTCCAATTACGAGCCAATTTCTTCAGGATCTTATTCCTCAGAATCGTCCGGTTCCTCGTACGTGAATTATCTGCCGTCCCATTCATCCAGCAGCAGTTCTAGCTATTCCAGTCCTAACATTATTTATGGTTCTCCGAGTTCCTCCAGTTCCAGTTATTCTGGTTCTGGTTCCGGCTACTCCGCCCATAGCTCGAGTCCCAGTCATAGCTATTCCAATCAAAGCCCCATCGTGACTTATTCTGGAGCCTCCAGTTATACACCCGTATATTTAAGTTCTTCCGGTTCGTACGGATCCACAGGATCTACAGGATCGCAAGCAGCTTATTCCAGTGTGAATCCGAGATATTCAAGACTCGTCACAGTAAAGTCGCATGACACCGGGAAGTTGGGAAAAGGATACGACACGATTTCGTACTCGACTCCTAACGGAAAATATTGA
- the LOC140676419 gene encoding uncharacterized protein yields the protein MGLKMRHVLVIYILVLVLSLTQAEQEDKVQKPEITKLEVVNLGEIEVTNSEQSGVQQKRNSGYIYNKPNHVSSSARLRFQGHQSRGQIVSKSSGQLSRPHTKYGPPSHSTSSLVAQGYRAQQHRNKLQHHVSQQQSISFHDGLEVPSSIRNVDFVEVNPIASQNNVPFGMHTANYLPPQNQKLPAYSSTDNFIPQSPRGSLNHGTSSQNQNLVQINQISDAALFLSENAQAIQQLYGAPANNQDFAPNNNQFQNVGNQIQNLNGQFRDFEDTLQSSQEFRGALPSYASGTLNPQETLEQIQSLEKDRLIAQLQQALAQAQTTPSAEAAGRYAQNQASFIQNQALLESISQQIKTQISTPQTAAFGSENAAFNQSPFLPGTTVNPLKGFSFNYGVPTTTPITPTTVTGVPITPQSLKNDGTTQIASSQPVPGSAAAGSPVGVPVYGGFVPTFITSTNLVPSYSTGIFTSTPVKPIQSSETSPTHFGIPIPTESPTKPASLAPPIPSTTTPLSTSSANHPGAVFTPVITPVTLPVQPIRPVATPLHPLATPVHPLVTSLHSVLPANPTQVYPAQVTPAVTSSVQHSYGTQTALINPVLYKPVKTVYPVYYYPNVAYQLQKPALPNYPWSYAPSYTQTKPTINMEIRRSYSSRTKS from the exons ATGGGTTTGAAAATGCGGCACGTTCTG gTCATTTATATTCTTGTACTGGTGCTTTCGCTGACTCAAGCCGAGCAGGAAGATAAAGTGCAAAAACCAGAAATTACGAAACTGGAAGTGGTGAATCTTGGCGAGATCGAAGTTACTAATTCCGAGCAATCCGGCGTTCAACAGAAAAGAAATTCTggatatatctataataaaccGAATCATGTTTCTTCGAGCGCTCGGTTGCGCTTTCAAGGGCATCAGTCTAGAGGTCAAATCGTATCCAAATCGTCCGGTCAATTAAGCAGACCACACACGAAATATGGACCACCGAGCCACTCGACTTCCAGTCTAGTCGCACAAGGATATCGTGCTCAACAGCatcgaaataaattacaacatCACGTCAGTCAACAACAGTCGATCAGTTTCCATGATGGATTGGAAGTACCAAGCTCGATCAGAAACGTCGACTTTGTCGAAGTGAATCCGATCGCAAGTCAAAATAACGTACCGTTCGGCATGCACACAGCCAATTATTTACCACCGCAAAATCAAAAGCTTCCAGCTTACTCCTCGACAGATAATTTCATTCCGCAGTCACCACGTGGTTCTCTGAATCACGGTACTAGTTCGCAGAATCAGAACTTGGTGCAAATTAATCAAATCTCCGACGCTGCGCTCTTTCTGTCTGAGAACGCGCAAGCGATTCAGCAACTTTATGGAGCGCCTGCGAATAATCAGGATTTTGCGCCTAACAATAACCAATTTCAAAATGTCGGTAATCAGATTCAGAATCTGAATGGTCAATTTAGAGACTTCGAGGATACCTTGCAGAGCTCACAAGAATTTCGGGGCGCATTGCCATCATATGCATCGGGAACGCTTAATCCTCAAGAGACTCTGGAACAGATTCAATCTTTGGAGAAAGATCGATTAATCGCGCAGCTACAGCAAGCTCTCGCTCAAGCCCAGACTACTCCGAGCGCGGAAGCGGCGGGAAGATATGCTCAGAATCAAGCGAGTTTCATTCAAAATCAGGCGCTTCTAGAATCCATAAGTCAACAGATAAAAACGCAGATTTCAACACCGCAAACTGCAGCTTTTGGTTCTGAAAATGCAGCTTTTAATCAGTCGCCTTTTTTACCAGGAACTACAGTCAATCCTTTAAAAGGATTTTCTTTTAACTACGGTGTCCCGACTACCACACCAATTACTCCGACGACAGTGACTGGAGTGCCGATCACACCGCAATCACTCAAAAATGACGGTACCACTCAAATAGCATCATCGCAACCTGTTCCTGGATCAGCCGCGGCTGGATCTCCCGTAGGAGTCCCAGTTTACGGTGGATTTGTACCAACCTTCATCACGAGTACAAACTTAGTTCCTAGTTACAGCACTGGCATCTTTACTTCTACACCTGTCAAACCTATTCAGTCCTCCGAAACTTCGCCCACTCACTTTGGGATACCGATTCCTACGGAATCACCTACGAAACCGGCAAGCTTGGCGCCACCAATCCCGTCAACGACAACACCTTTATCTACCTCTTCTGCCAATCATCCAGGAGCGGTTTTTACACCGGTAATCACACCGGTAACTTTGCCAGTTCAACCAATACGACCTGTTGCAACTCCATTACATCCTCTCGCGACGCCAGTACATCCGCTCGTTACTTCTTTGCATTCCGTGTTGCCTGCAAATCCTACTCAAGTATATCCGGCGCAAGTCACCCCGGCTGTAACGTCTAGTGTTCAGCATTCGTACGGCACGCAAACCGCATTAATCAACCCTGTACTTTATAAACCAGTTAAAACAGTCTATCCGGTGTATTATTACCCCAATGTTGCGTATCAACTGCAGAAACCTGCCTTGCCAAATTACCCGTGGAGTTATGCGCCCTCGTACACACAAACGAAACCAACCATAAATATGGAAATAAGACGCTCTTATTCTTCACGAACTAAATCGTAA
- the LOC140676138 gene encoding tRNA N(3)-cytidine methyltransferase METTL6 — MSESIKNGVSKVEHVAKCLTPEEIDRMRAQDSRLVSEFRANQLERDAKKHWDLFYKRNDIRFFKDRHWTTREFDELLGLGGKENQSILLEVGCGVGNFVYPLVEDKLKFQKIFACDLSTKAIELFKSHTLFDPATMKAFQTDITLENCFSEIDCPVNVTTLIFVLSAIHPDKFHKVAQNIYNALDIGGILLFRDYGLYDMAQLRFKPGHKISENLYMRQDGTRSYYFSAEQVADLFVSVGFQTLSCGYIQRRTVNLKENINVPRIFVQAKFKKS; from the exons ATGAGCGAATCAATAAAAAACGGTGTGTCGAAAGTGGAGCACGTGGCCAAGTGTCTCACACCGGAAGAAATCGATAGGATGAGAGCACAAGATTCCCGTTTAGTGTCCGAATTTCGCGCAAATCAACTCGAGAGGGATGCGAAGAAGCATTgggatttattttacaagcGTAACGATATTAGATTCTTCAAAGATAGGCACTGGACCACGCGAGAGTTTGACGAGTTGCTAGGTTTAGGTGGCAAAGAGAATCAAAGTATCCTCCTCGAAGTGGGCTGCGGGGTCGGGAATTTTGTTTATCCGTTGGTAGaagataaattgaaatttcagaaaatattcGCGTGTGATTTATCCACAAAGGCAATCGAATTATTCAAG agtcATACATTGTTTGATCCAGCTACAATGAAAGCTTTTCAAACAGATATTACATTAGAGAATTGTTTTTCTGAAATTGATTGTCCAGTCAATGTTACAACTCTCATCTTTGTATTATCAGCTATTCATCCTGATAAATTTCACAA aGTTGcccaaaatatatacaatgctCTTGATATTGGAGGCATATTGCTTTTCCGAGATTATGGGTTGTACGATATGGCACAATTACGTTTTAAACCTGGACATAAGATTAGTGAGAATCTCTATATGCGGCAAGATGGAACCAG GAGTTATTATTTCTCTGCAGAACAAGTAGCAGATTTATTTGTATCTGTTGGATTTCAAACATTAAGTTGTGGCTATATACAGAGACGTACAGTCaatttaaaggaaaatattaatgttccAAGAATTTTTGTGCAggcaaaatttaagaaatcttGA